TCTGCCCGTCGACCCGTGGGACGCCCCGGACGGCCGGGGCCGCGGCCCGCGCGGCGGCCGCTGGTCCGGATCCGGCGGCCGCTGGTGGGTCTGGGCGGGCCGCGCCGTCCTCTGGGCCCTCATCATCGTCATCCTGGTCAACGGCATCCGCGCCCCCTTCGAGCGGTTCACCGCCGCGGACGAACCGGGCACGACCGCCGCGCCCGAACCGTCCGCCCGGCGCGCGCAGTTCCCGAGCAGCGCCGCGGGGGCATTCGCCTTGCAGTTCGCCAACGTCTACCTGAATTACAACCAGGAGAACGCCGCGGACCGCGAGACTCAATTGCGGACCTTCCTGCCCGAGGGCGCCGACCCGCAATTCGGCTGGAACAGCACCGGAACGCTGCAGGTCCAGTCCGTGCAGGTCGCGGGCGTCCAGGCCCGCGACGAGCACAACGCCACCGTCAACCTCGTCGCCCGCACCGGCGACAAGTGGCTGCGCCTCGCCGTCCCCGTCTACGCCGACGACAACGGCGGCCTCGTCGTCGCCGCCCGGCCCGCGCTGCTCCCCCCGCCCGCCAAGGCCGCGCTGCCGCAGCAGAGCCCCGCGCAGCGCGACGCCGCCCTCGAAGGCGAACTCCAGCCCATCCTCGTGACGTTCTTCCAGGCGTACGCCCGCAGCGACAAGACCGCCCTGTCCCGGTTCGCCGCGGGCAGCCCCATCGGCGGGCTCGCCGGCTCGGTCGAGTTCGGCCGCGTCGCCGAGGTCGTCGCCCCCCAGGGCGAGGCCGGCGCCCGCACCGTCACCGCGAGCGTCGCGTGGCGCGTCGCGGGCGGCGAACTCGAGCAGGCCTACGAACTCGACATGGTGCGCAAGGACGCGACCTGGTACGTCAAGGACATTCGCGGCACCACCGACCCCGATCCGTCATGAGAGGCCGCGAGATGAACGTCACACCGTCCCCCCACGCCGAACCAGGAAGGTAAGTCGATGCTGCACCACCTCATGGCGTCGATTCCGATCGAGATCATGGCGGCGCCCGAAGAGGGCTTCGACCCGGACGGGCTCGCCAAGTGGCTCCGGGGGTTCTTCGGCCCGCTCTTCCTCGTGACCGTCTCCATCGTGGCGATCTTCTTCCTGTTCACCCGGGAGATCACCCGGTTCGCCCAGTTCATCGTCCTCGCGATCGGCATCGGGGTGGTCTTCTACGTGCCCAGCATCATCGAGACCGCGGCCAAGGCGATCGCGACCGCCCTGGGAGTGGACGGCAGCTGACCCGGAGTCTGTGCTCGCACCGGTAGGGGAGTAGGGGCGTGGATCTACCCACGTACACGAACATCTGGCGCATCGAGAAGCGGCTGTACAAGCTGTACGACCTGCGGCTCCCCATGCCGCTTCCGCTCGTCCAGATCGGAGTGTTCCTCGGCATCTTCGTGCCCTGGATCGTGATGCTGCAGCTCGTCGGCGTCCCTTTCGAATCCCCGTGGCACGTCTTCTACATCGTCCCGCCCGGCGTCCTCACCTGGCTCGCGACCCGCCCCGTCATCGAAGGCAAGCGCCTCACCGAACTCCTCCTCTCCCAGGGGCGCTACCTCGCCGAACCCCGCACCTGGGGCCGCCTCACCCCCATCCGCGAACCCCGCGAAGTCGTCATCGTCGCCCGCGTGTGGCGCCGCCCCGGCACCCCCGCCCCGGCACCCGAACGC
The nucleotide sequence above comes from Actinomadura algeriensis. Encoded proteins:
- a CDS encoding conjugal transfer protein produces the protein MARRSAVKRGREMAVVDGTAAPDLPVDPWDAPDGRGRGPRGGRWSGSGGRWWVWAGRAVLWALIIVILVNGIRAPFERFTAADEPGTTAAPEPSARRAQFPSSAAGAFALQFANVYLNYNQENAADRETQLRTFLPEGADPQFGWNSTGTLQVQSVQVAGVQARDEHNATVNLVARTGDKWLRLAVPVYADDNGGLVVAARPALLPPPAKAALPQQSPAQRDAALEGELQPILVTFFQAYARSDKTALSRFAAGSPIGGLAGSVEFGRVAEVVAPQGEAGARTVTASVAWRVAGGELEQAYELDMVRKDATWYVKDIRGTTDPDPS